The sequence below is a genomic window from bacterium.
ACTTCTCGCCGCGGCTCTCGCAGAACCTCGCCAAGCTCCCCCCCTACCTCTTCGCGCGCATCGACGCCCTCAAGGCCGAGGCGAAGGCGAAGGGCGCCGACCTCATCGACGTATCCATCGGCGACCCGGACCAGCCGACCTTCAGGCACATCGTCAAGGAGGCGAAGGCGGCCGCGGCGGCGCTCGAGAACAACCAGTACCCCTCGTACACCGGCAAGCTCTCCTTCCGCGCGGCGGTCGCGCAGTGGTACCAGGCGCGCTTTTCCGTGACGCTCGACCCCGCGACGGAAGTGCTGACGCTGATCGGCTCCAAGGAGGGCATCGGCCACATCCCCTTCGCCTTCCTCGACCCGGGGGACGTCGTGCTCGTGCCGAACCCCGGCTACCCGGTCTACAACGCCGCGACGATCCTCGCCGGCGGCGTGCCCCACATGCTGCCGCTGACGAAGAAGAACGACTTCCTGCCCGACCTCGACGCGGTCCCGGGCGACGTCGCGCGGCGGGCCAAGCTGCTGTTCCTCAACTACCCGAACAACCCGACCGCGGCCGTCGCGGACCTGGAGTTCTACCGGAAGGTCGTGGACTTCGCGCGCCGCACGGG
It includes:
- a CDS encoding LL-diaminopimelate aminotransferase; this encodes MTDFSPRLSQNLAKLPPYLFARIDALKAEAKAKGADLIDVSIGDPDQPTFRHIVKEAKAAAAALENNQYPSYTGKLSFRAAVAQWYQARFSVTLDPATEVLTLIGSKEGIGHIPFAFLDPGDVVLVPNPGYPVYNAATILAGGVPHMLPLTKKNDFLPDLDAVPGDVARRAKLLFLNYPNNPTAAVADLEFYRKVVDFARRTGVIVCHDAAYSEMYYDGAKPPSFLEVEGAKEVGIEFHSLSKTYNMTGWRIGFAVGNASVVKGLGHIKANVDSGAFGAVQDAGIAALTGDQKPVEKMRRLYQRRRNVLYRGLRRLGLKLKKPQASFYVWCEVPTGHTSESFSSLLLERAAVVCTPGNGFGEHGEGYVRFALTVDAPRLEEAVERIGKVL